The Lachnospiraceae bacterium oral taxon 500 genome window below encodes:
- a CDS encoding sugar-binding protein — protein sequence MKKVLSFVLALLMVVSLAACGGQTAQEEKKADNTKNETNQNTEAGKENTGSGTKDVALKVWAPQEDQAKREGYDKGLLVYLCEKFNEEHPEWNITFEYGVCGEDVAKDEVTKDLEKAADVFMYANDQLPFLVDSGALAELGGANLEKVKSMNSESMINSVTYKDGVYGVPYSYNGWFMFYDKSKFTEDEVKDLDVMLAKDLGEGTTNVIFQLGNSWYLPAFYYGVGGTMFGPNGTDGTAGCDFNDEKGLAVTNYLIDLVNNPKFANQSNQEQGKAISAFEAGKLGAFFTGSWDRENIEKALGENFAAAQCPDFKAGDHKGTMKSFAGSKVVGVNSTSKNMDVAVALAIYLGSQEAQALRYQTRGVVPLDSTGIDDVMLKAITDTVNNTSVAQPLVTEMSNWWTPAESFGTAIVSGEVNKDNAKERLNSFINNVNSGSGL from the coding sequence ATGAAGAAAGTACTTTCGTTTGTACTGGCATTGCTGATGGTGGTGTCACTGGCAGCCTGCGGCGGCCAAACGGCACAAGAGGAGAAGAAGGCCGACAACACTAAGAACGAAACCAATCAAAATACCGAGGCCGGAAAAGAGAATACCGGTTCCGGAACGAAGGACGTAGCCTTAAAGGTCTGGGCTCCGCAGGAAGATCAGGCCAAGAGAGAAGGCTATGACAAAGGACTGCTGGTATATCTGTGCGAGAAGTTTAATGAGGAGCATCCGGAATGGAACATTACCTTTGAGTACGGTGTTTGCGGCGAGGATGTGGCCAAGGACGAAGTAACCAAGGACTTGGAGAAGGCAGCAGATGTATTTATGTATGCCAACGACCAGCTTCCTTTCCTGGTAGACAGCGGTGCGCTGGCAGAACTGGGCGGCGCCAATTTAGAAAAAGTGAAATCCATGAACTCCGAGTCGATGATAAACAGCGTTACCTATAAGGACGGGGTTTACGGCGTACCGTATTCTTACAACGGCTGGTTCATGTTCTACGACAAGAGCAAGTTCACCGAAGACGAAGTGAAAGATTTGGATGTGATGTTAGCCAAGGATTTGGGCGAGGGTACGACCAATGTTATATTCCAGCTGGGCAACAGCTGGTATCTGCCGGCCTTTTACTATGGCGTAGGCGGAACCATGTTCGGCCCCAACGGAACCGACGGAACGGCAGGCTGTGACTTTAATGATGAAAAAGGTTTGGCAGTTACCAATTATCTGATTGATTTAGTTAATAATCCGAAGTTTGCTAATCAGAGCAACCAGGAGCAGGGCAAAGCTATTTCTGCTTTTGAAGCCGGTAAACTCGGCGCTTTCTTTACCGGTTCGTGGGATAGAGAAAACATTGAAAAGGCCTTGGGTGAAAACTTTGCTGCGGCGCAGTGCCCGGATTTTAAAGCCGGCGACCACAAGGGAACGATGAAATCCTTTGCCGGTTCTAAGGTAGTGGGTGTTAATTCGACCAGCAAAAATATGGATGTAGCCGTAGCATTGGCTATTTATTTGGGCAGTCAGGAAGCTCAGGCGCTTCGCTATCAAACCCGCGGCGTGGTACCGTTGGATTCGACCGGTATTGACGATGTAATGCTGAAAGCAATTACCGATACCGTCAACAATACTTCCGTTGCCCAGCCGCTGGTAACGGAAATGAGCAACTGGTGGACACCGGCAGAGAGTTTCGGCACAGCGATTGTTTCCGGTGAAGTCAATAAAGACAACGCCAAGGAAAGATTGAACAGCTTTATTAACAATGTGAACAGTGGCTCAGGTTTATAA
- a CDS encoding 50S ribosomal protein L32 yields MAVPKGKVSSARRDKRRANWKLAVPNLSVCSKCGEPVLAHRACKNCGTYKNKAVVEVK; encoded by the coding sequence ATGGCAGTACCAAAGGGAAAAGTATCGAGTGCAAGAAGAGATAAAAGACGGGCAAACTGGAAGCTGGCAGTGCCGAATTTGTCGGTTTGCAGTAAATGCGGCGAGCCAGTTCTGGCGCACAGAGCCTGCAAAAACTGCGGCACTTACAAAAATAAAGCGGTAGTTGAAGTGAAATAA
- a CDS encoding class I SAM-dependent methyltransferase has translation MNTEAAKKLWQSMAARFSEMEIPTAADDFTMKIITENEMCRPGQRVLDVGCGAGRYAIALDKLGMQVTATDFSEEMMAAAKNCAAAHQTKNITFSCDDWLHVDIREKGWENQFDLVLCNMTPAIRDEDSLQKAIAACKGWLMITKPCRRTNSIQDELLKRLNLKNSFVNSDRQIKLAFDFLWQMGKNPQMRCEKDNWENERTLAEAIKYYSLFIENSEGSLTDSQKQQMTEYLTEVAVDGMIIDKTDTVSYALYCRMV, from the coding sequence ATGAACACAGAAGCAGCAAAAAAATTATGGCAGTCAATGGCAGCCAGATTTTCTGAAATGGAGATTCCGACGGCGGCTGATGATTTTACTATGAAAATAATTACCGAAAATGAGATGTGCAGGCCGGGACAGCGGGTGCTGGACGTAGGCTGCGGCGCCGGCCGGTATGCGATTGCACTGGATAAGCTGGGCATGCAGGTAACAGCAACCGATTTTTCCGAGGAGATGATGGCAGCGGCGAAAAACTGTGCAGCCGCCCATCAGACAAAAAACATTACTTTTTCCTGCGATGATTGGCTGCACGTGGATATTCGGGAGAAAGGCTGGGAAAATCAATTTGATTTGGTGCTGTGCAATATGACGCCGGCCATTCGAGATGAAGACAGTCTTCAGAAAGCAATCGCCGCCTGTAAGGGATGGCTTATGATTACCAAGCCCTGCCGCCGCACCAATTCCATACAGGACGAATTGTTAAAACGCCTGAATTTGAAAAACAGTTTTGTCAATTCCGACCGGCAAATCAAGCTGGCATTTGACTTTTTGTGGCAAATGGGGAAAAACCCGCAAATGAGATGTGAAAAGGATAACTGGGAAAATGAGCGAACCTTGGCCGAAGCAATAAAATACTATTCTCTGTTTATTGAAAATAGCGAGGGCAGCTTGACGGACAGCCAAAAACAGCAAATGACCGAGTATTTAACCGAGGTTGCAGTGGATGGGATGATCATAGACAAGACCGATACGGTTTCTTATGCGCTTTATTGCCGGATGGTTTAG
- a CDS encoding C4-dicarboxylate ABC transporter permease, which yields MSDTIISALGQLFTIQNLIFANIGIFIGIIFGSIPGLNGNLAITVLLPFTFQMDTIPALLLLTAIFFGANFGGSISSILINTPGTNAAAATLIDGYPMCRNGQPQKALDMALIASTVGGLISALCLLFFSPQISKVAIRFGSPEYFALAIFGLSVIASVSGKSIIKGLISGGMGILLSTIGLDSVSGLVRFSFGNLRLYNGVKMLSVLLGVYAIAQMIGRINQTEVAVASTMQEKNKEDRITVEDVKKTLPTMLKSSLIGAFIGAVPGTGGAIASFIAYNEAARCKKAGDRFGQGEIKGIAAPESANNGATAATLIPLLTLGIPGDVVAATLLGAFTMHGLVVGPKLFVDSGPVVYAVLIGCVISQVIMFLQGKYLLKLFVKITHVPQDLLTAVLVVICCAGAFAISGSEMDVYIMLLFGGIAYLMQKVDFPPVPIVLGMVLGPIAESNLRNALVMSGGSWFIFIRRPICLAFIILTIVLIVLLKKGEAKQRKMEEKLLRY from the coding sequence ATGTCAGATACGATCATAAGCGCGTTAGGGCAGCTTTTTACGATACAAAATTTAATATTTGCAAATATTGGAATTTTTATCGGTATTATTTTTGGCTCAATACCCGGCTTGAATGGGAATTTAGCGATTACAGTACTACTTCCCTTTACTTTTCAAATGGATACAATACCGGCGCTGCTGCTGTTGACAGCCATATTTTTTGGAGCAAACTTTGGCGGTTCAATTAGTTCTATTCTGATTAATACGCCGGGAACAAATGCGGCGGCGGCAACTTTAATTGACGGATATCCGATGTGCCGGAACGGGCAACCGCAAAAGGCGTTAGACATGGCGCTGATAGCGTCTACTGTTGGTGGTTTAATCAGTGCTTTGTGCTTGTTGTTTTTTTCTCCGCAGATTAGTAAAGTGGCGATTCGGTTTGGTTCGCCTGAGTATTTTGCGTTGGCAATCTTCGGATTATCAGTTATCGCTTCGGTTAGTGGGAAAAGCATTATTAAAGGTTTGATCAGTGGCGGTATGGGAATTCTTTTATCAACGATCGGACTTGATAGTGTTAGTGGTCTGGTTCGCTTTAGCTTTGGTAACTTGCGGCTGTACAATGGAGTAAAAATGTTGTCGGTATTGCTTGGTGTATATGCGATTGCCCAAATGATTGGCCGGATTAATCAAACAGAAGTGGCAGTTGCCTCTACGATGCAAGAAAAAAATAAAGAAGATCGAATTACAGTGGAAGATGTGAAAAAAACATTGCCGACAATGCTTAAATCTTCTTTGATTGGTGCTTTCATTGGTGCGGTGCCGGGAACCGGCGGAGCAATTGCTTCTTTTATTGCCTATAATGAGGCAGCTCGGTGTAAAAAAGCGGGGGATCGGTTTGGTCAAGGAGAGATTAAGGGCATAGCGGCACCAGAATCAGCAAATAACGGAGCAACCGCGGCGACTTTAATCCCGTTGCTGACTTTGGGGATCCCGGGAGATGTAGTGGCAGCTACGTTACTGGGAGCGTTTACTATGCATGGGTTGGTCGTGGGTCCAAAGCTGTTTGTGGATTCGGGGCCGGTAGTATATGCGGTTTTGATTGGCTGTGTAATTTCCCAAGTGATTATGTTTTTGCAGGGGAAATATTTGCTGAAGCTGTTTGTAAAAATAACGCATGTTCCACAAGATCTTTTAACGGCTGTTTTGGTAGTAATTTGTTGTGCCGGAGCATTTGCCATTAGTGGATCGGAAATGGATGTTTACATTATGTTGTTATTTGGAGGAATTGCCTACTTGATGCAGAAAGTTGATTTCCCGCCGGTACCGATTGTGCTGGGCATGGTATTGGGGCCGATTGCAGAGTCAAATCTCCGAAATGCCTTGGTTATGTCCGGAGGAAGCTGGTTCATTTTTATCCGGAGACCGATTTGTTTGGCATTTATTATTTTGACAATTGTGTTGATTGTTTTGTTGAAGAAGGGAGAAGCGAAGCAAAGAAAAATGGAAGAGAAGCTGCTACGATATTAA
- a CDS encoding tripartite tricarboxylate transporter TctB family protein → MEIKYRSNLTAGIVSIGLGVVCWLIIPYQIGEDYALTYGITSRTIPYAVSILWIICGVILLIQSLIFKREEIKTLQIKKELKAGAYIAVLVFYAFLFRINFLLSSIFLGTITLVFTGSRKKLYYVILILVSIVIYLLFKYVLHISMP, encoded by the coding sequence ATGGAAATAAAATACCGATCGAACTTAACGGCCGGCATAGTCAGTATAGGCTTAGGAGTAGTGTGTTGGCTTATAATTCCTTACCAAATAGGCGAAGATTATGCGTTGACTTATGGGATTACTTCCAGGACAATACCGTACGCAGTTTCGATTTTATGGATTATATGCGGTGTGATATTGTTAATTCAAAGTTTGATTTTTAAACGAGAGGAAATAAAAACGCTGCAAATAAAAAAAGAATTAAAGGCAGGAGCCTATATTGCGGTTTTAGTTTTTTATGCCTTTTTGTTTCGAATCAATTTTTTGCTTTCTTCCATTTTTTTAGGAACTATTACCTTGGTTTTTACCGGAAGCAGAAAAAAGCTGTATTATGTGATTCTTATACTTGTGTCAATAGTCATATATTTGTTGTTTAAATATGTGCTGCATATTTCTATGCCTTGA
- a CDS encoding tripartite tricarboxylate transporter substrate binding protein: MKTFLRRQKMKRFTALMMAVILLVMVTACTSGKQPTNESKTPDKESAAVFKPSQNFNIRVPFAAGGAADTIARIFAQGLQKTFEKSAVVNNLTGANGAIAATDLLNAKTDATELMVGGIGMFTLAPLFNKEVQLKIEDFQFIASLVSEDIMLFVNPQKTGIKDWEELKKYAEKERIVFGSNAPGGTTHLLGTMLFGEAGIQAEAVTSDGSAKDLLALAGGNVVCALATSSLGAQYIGEGGLVPIVVFSEEPYTGYDGITVPTAKSLGYDIVFKTCNFIMTKADVNTTDAQAIYQAILDYSSTEEFKELAKNANYVPVIDNGEKVKKLIQGAADMCKQAYEKYYAK; encoded by the coding sequence CTGAAAACGTTTTTAAGGAGGCAAAAAATGAAACGATTTACAGCACTTATGATGGCAGTTATTTTGTTAGTGATGGTGACGGCGTGTACAAGCGGTAAACAACCAACAAATGAAAGCAAGACTCCGGATAAGGAAAGTGCGGCAGTTTTTAAACCAAGCCAGAACTTTAATATTAGAGTTCCTTTTGCGGCAGGCGGAGCGGCTGACACGATCGCCAGAATCTTTGCCCAAGGGCTGCAAAAAACTTTTGAAAAATCAGCAGTCGTAAATAATCTTACTGGCGCTAATGGCGCGATTGCGGCGACGGATTTATTAAATGCCAAGACGGATGCGACGGAGTTGATGGTGGGCGGAATTGGTATGTTTACATTAGCGCCGCTGTTTAATAAAGAAGTGCAGCTTAAGATTGAAGATTTTCAATTTATTGCGTCCTTAGTATCGGAAGATATTATGCTTTTTGTTAATCCGCAAAAAACGGGGATTAAGGATTGGGAAGAACTAAAAAAATATGCAGAAAAGGAGAGGATTGTTTTTGGCTCTAACGCTCCAGGAGGTACAACACATCTTTTAGGCACAATGCTGTTTGGAGAAGCGGGAATTCAGGCAGAAGCAGTTACTTCTGACGGCAGCGCGAAAGATCTTTTGGCATTGGCCGGTGGTAATGTTGTCTGCGCTTTGGCTACTTCGTCTTTAGGTGCACAATATATCGGAGAAGGAGGACTTGTGCCGATTGTTGTTTTTTCGGAAGAGCCTTATACTGGATATGATGGGATTACAGTGCCAACAGCTAAGTCACTGGGTTATGATATTGTCTTTAAAACCTGCAATTTTATTATGACCAAAGCGGATGTAAACACTACCGATGCCCAAGCAATTTATCAGGCAATATTGGATTACAGTTCGACAGAGGAATTTAAAGAATTAGCCAAGAATGCTAATTATGTGCCGGTAATTGATAACGGGGAAAAGGTTAAAAAATTAATTCAGGGAGCGGCAGATATGTGTAAACAGGCTTATGAAAAATATTATGCAAAATAA
- a CDS encoding sugar ABC transporter permease, with product MKRGWLHNDKTFDRLVTILVVLILISIFYPLYFVVIASISNPDLVSAGKVWFWPKGLSFEGYEFILKDVRILRGYLNTIIYTGGGTLLALVLTIPAGYALSRKDLKGSKLIMLFFVFTMYFGGGLIPMYLVVKQLGLIDTRAVLIVLGSFSVFNLIITRSFYLNTMPRELQEAAEVDGCNIFQYFFYVVLPLSKSIIAVIGLYYAVNHWNSFFNGLIYINNVKLYPLQLILRDILISGQTIDTSITDLEMIKRLEQISRTIKYGVIIVSSLPVLMLYPLVQKHFVKGVMIGSVKS from the coding sequence ATGAAAAGAGGCTGGCTACATAATGACAAGACGTTTGACCGTCTGGTTACTATTTTGGTGGTGCTGATTCTAATTTCTATTTTTTATCCGCTGTACTTTGTGGTGATTGCTTCCATCAGTAATCCTGACTTAGTGTCGGCGGGAAAAGTCTGGTTTTGGCCGAAAGGACTTAGTTTTGAGGGGTATGAGTTTATTTTAAAAGACGTTCGGATTCTGCGCGGTTATTTAAATACGATTATATATACCGGCGGCGGTACGCTGCTGGCGCTGGTGCTGACGATTCCGGCCGGATATGCGCTGTCGCGGAAGGATTTGAAAGGCTCTAAATTGATTATGCTGTTTTTTGTCTTTACCATGTATTTCGGCGGCGGTTTGATTCCGATGTATTTGGTGGTCAAGCAATTGGGGCTGATTGATACGCGGGCGGTGCTGATTGTTTTAGGCTCGTTTTCGGTGTTTAATCTGATCATTACCCGCTCCTTCTACTTAAATACCATGCCGCGGGAATTGCAGGAAGCGGCTGAGGTCGACGGCTGCAATATTTTTCAGTATTTTTTCTATGTTGTCCTGCCGCTGTCCAAGTCGATTATTGCGGTCATTGGCCTATATTACGCGGTTAATCACTGGAATTCCTTTTTTAACGGCTTGATTTATATCAATAATGTTAAGCTTTATCCTTTACAACTGATTTTGCGCGATATTTTGATTTCCGGTCAAACCATTGATACTTCCATTACCGATTTGGAAATGATTAAGCGTCTGGAACAAATTTCCCGAACCATCAAATACGGTGTCATCATCGTATCTTCGCTGCCGGTGCTGATGCTTTATCCGCTGGTGCAAAAGCATTTCGTCAAGGGTGTGATGATCGGTTCAGTCAAATCGTAG
- a CDS encoding sugar ABC transporter permease, which produces MEKQKRKESAGNRIIRYIKKSYMLYLFLLPAVIYTILFDYMPMYGIQIAFKDFKPDLGIQASAWAGFKYFKMFFESYQFESLIKNTLILSLYALVAGFPIPIILAFLLNYIKNLKLKKLTQMVTYAPHFISTVVFCGMLFVLLGTDGIYNQILGVFGIKPIGFMTKAENFRHVYVWSGIIQQMGWNSIIYIAALTSVSPEIHEAAIVDGASKLDRIIHIDWPSIMPTAVMLLILSAGRIMTLGFEKAFLLQNNLNLDYSEIIATYVYKIGILSSQLSLSAAIGLFNNIINFILLLVVNQFSKKMTKVGVM; this is translated from the coding sequence ATGGAAAAGCAAAAGCGGAAAGAAAGCGCCGGAAACAGAATAATTCGTTATATTAAAAAGAGTTATATGCTTTATCTTTTTTTACTGCCGGCAGTTATTTATACGATTCTATTTGACTATATGCCGATGTATGGCATTCAAATTGCGTTTAAGGATTTTAAGCCGGATTTGGGGATTCAGGCCAGTGCATGGGCGGGATTTAAATACTTTAAGATGTTTTTTGAATCCTATCAGTTTGAGAGCCTGATTAAAAACACCTTGATATTAAGCCTTTATGCACTGGTGGCCGGATTTCCCATTCCGATTATTCTGGCGTTTTTATTAAACTATATTAAAAACCTGAAGCTGAAAAAATTGACGCAAATGGTGACCTATGCGCCGCACTTTATTTCAACGGTGGTTTTTTGCGGTATGCTTTTTGTTTTGCTGGGAACGGACGGAATTTATAATCAGATTTTGGGCGTGTTCGGCATCAAGCCGATTGGTTTTATGACCAAGGCCGAAAACTTCCGCCATGTCTATGTCTGGTCAGGCATCATTCAGCAAATGGGCTGGAATTCCATTATTTATATTGCGGCGCTGACCTCGGTCAGTCCGGAAATTCATGAGGCGGCGATTGTTGACGGCGCCAGTAAGCTGGACCGGATTATTCATATTGACTGGCCGTCGATTATGCCGACCGCAGTTATGCTTTTGATTTTAAGTGCCGGCCGGATTATGACTTTGGGCTTTGAAAAGGCGTTTTTATTGCAGAATAACTTAAACTTGGACTATTCGGAAATCATTGCTACCTATGTTTACAAAATCGGTATTTTGAGCAGTCAGCTAAGCCTGTCGGCGGCAATCGGCCTGTTTAATAATATCATTAACTTTATCCTGCTGTTAGTGGTCAATCAGTTTTCCAAGAAAATGACCAAAGTAGGGGTTATGTAA
- a CDS encoding sugar ABC transporter substrate-binding protein, whose product MKKILSVLIALILAGSALTGCGEQKPTGKEEKSQEQTNKQEETKPEGKTEEKAETPAGDDVMAKFNHSGYPILNEKETFDIYVEQLSPVVAANDKEVVKKGIEDTNVNTNFIEVAGSSWKEKINILFSTNALPDAILGDISVEEKYTQLYPLDEFLTEEIAPNIVKFFNSRPEYWEILKAPDGHIYSLPTGDETYWNAIDSQMFINENWLKAVGKEAPKNAAELKEVLEAFKNGDPNGNGDTTDEVPMTFRGIWGWGDGMENALAAFGVFESGSHVMTKDGEVKFAAKQDEYFEALKFFHELYEEGLIDSECFTQSSDQYKAKLAEEVDKYGVVITYDKQDKTRNWLPLLLADKTGNITVGLNNIEHVDGFSICKTCKNPGALVRWYDYCNKDVETVLNWNRGVKGEMWKDAEGHEGMIELLNDPEIQKAKGANNREELRRMQSFSGKSPSYMDLSYQDIIYSNQPKKLKPQLNQMVIEKGYGVKSLPAGFSSKENSERRGLLLTDIDNYLNKFVATSIVDGIDEKGWEAHLKTLEKLKVDEYVKLCQEFVDSRKK is encoded by the coding sequence ATGAAAAAGATACTCAGTGTACTGATTGCCTTGATTTTAGCAGGCAGCGCTTTGACCGGATGCGGAGAGCAAAAACCGACCGGTAAAGAAGAAAAATCGCAAGAGCAGACAAACAAACAGGAAGAAACAAAGCCGGAAGGTAAAACCGAGGAAAAAGCGGAAACGCCGGCCGGTGACGATGTGATGGCCAAGTTTAATCACAGCGGTTATCCGATTTTAAATGAAAAGGAAACCTTTGATATTTATGTTGAGCAGCTGTCGCCGGTGGTAGCAGCCAATGATAAAGAAGTGGTTAAAAAAGGAATTGAAGACACCAATGTTAATACCAACTTTATTGAAGTAGCCGGTTCCAGCTGGAAAGAAAAAATCAATATCCTGTTCAGCACGAATGCGCTGCCGGATGCGATTTTGGGCGATATTTCCGTTGAGGAAAAATATACCCAACTGTATCCGTTGGATGAGTTTTTAACCGAAGAAATTGCTCCGAATATTGTCAAGTTCTTTAATTCCCGGCCGGAATACTGGGAAATCTTAAAGGCTCCGGACGGACATATCTACAGCTTGCCGACCGGTGACGAAACCTATTGGAATGCGATTGACTCGCAGATGTTTATCAATGAGAACTGGCTGAAAGCCGTTGGTAAGGAAGCGCCGAAAAACGCAGCCGAATTAAAGGAAGTATTGGAAGCGTTTAAAAACGGCGACCCGAACGGCAACGGCGATACGACGGATGAAGTGCCGATGACTTTCCGCGGAATCTGGGGTTGGGGCGACGGTATGGAGAACGCTTTGGCAGCCTTTGGCGTATTTGAAAGCGGTTCGCATGTTATGACCAAAGACGGCGAAGTTAAGTTTGCCGCTAAACAGGATGAATATTTTGAAGCACTGAAGTTTTTCCATGAGCTGTACGAAGAGGGCTTGATTGATTCCGAATGCTTTACCCAAAGCTCGGATCAGTACAAAGCCAAACTGGCTGAGGAAGTAGATAAATACGGTGTTGTTATTACTTATGATAAGCAGGATAAGACCAGAAACTGGCTGCCGCTGCTGTTGGCCGATAAAACTGGCAATATCACCGTTGGCCTGAATAATATCGAGCATGTGGACGGCTTCAGTATCTGTAAGACCTGTAAAAATCCGGGTGCACTGGTCAGATGGTATGACTACTGCAACAAGGATGTGGAAACGGTCTTGAACTGGAACCGCGGTGTCAAAGGCGAAATGTGGAAAGATGCCGAAGGACATGAAGGTATGATTGAGTTGTTAAATGATCCGGAAATTCAAAAAGCCAAAGGCGCCAACAACCGCGAAGAACTGCGGAGAATGCAGTCTTTCTCGGGTAAATCGCCGTCCTATATGGACTTGTCTTATCAGGATATCATTTACTCCAATCAGCCGAAAAAATTAAAGCCGCAGTTAAATCAAATGGTAATTGAAAAAGGCTATGGCGTAAAATCTTTACCGGCCGGCTTTTCTTCCAAGGAAAACTCGGAGCGGCGGGGACTTTTGCTGACGGATATTGACAATTATCTGAATAAGTTTGTTGCCACCTCCATCGTTGACGGAATTGATGAAAAAGGCTGGGAAGCACACCTGAAAACTTTGGAAAAGTTGAAGGTGGACGAATATGTTAAGCTTTGTCAGGAATTTGTTGATAGTCGTAAGAAATAA
- the recN gene encoding DNA repair protein RecN, producing the protein MLVSLHIQNIGLIDNIEIPFRRGLNVLSGETGAGKSMIIGSLDALLGGEMAKSLKREEDSFIEGVFALEGMSPAIFDCLEELGLSGEQELIISRKVSGGRSVFRCNGQMITKAAALELRARLLDIHSQREHQSLLQVKNHILMLDRYFAKEITPLLEELRLLDKQRREAEKALAELNMEESARLREVDFLQFEIKEIEEADLKPGEDQSLEQELEVLQNSRQIQEALQAAMEAVAGEYGSRNQVGQAAYGLQRVKDYDERLMSLWEQLLSAEDILHDVAREAERYLDTMDGYEERLFEAEERMDVINSLKAKHGNTIEEILAALPQKAERLAFLEDIVKNRQRRQRQMAEIDQKMQAKAGELTAVRQKAAAQLKREMEERLGALNFNNNQFEVKIERKKQVQADGWDEAAFYISTNKGEALKPLVEIASGGELSRIMLAMKGIFAAVDEIPSLIFDEIDTGISGITAGMVGEQMKRLAAGKQIFAISHLPQIVALGDAHYLIYKEEVQNHTRTEIIELDSEARVKELARLLGGKNISKAVEDTAREMLGLTE; encoded by the coding sequence ATGCTGGTGAGTTTACATATTCAAAATATCGGTTTGATTGATAATATCGAGATTCCGTTTCGCCGGGGGCTGAATGTGTTATCGGGTGAGACGGGCGCCGGAAAGTCCATGATTATTGGTTCGCTTGATGCTTTGCTGGGCGGTGAAATGGCCAAGAGCCTGAAACGGGAGGAAGATTCTTTTATTGAGGGCGTTTTTGCGCTGGAGGGGATGAGTCCGGCCATTTTTGACTGTCTGGAGGAATTGGGGCTGTCCGGAGAGCAGGAGCTGATTATCAGCCGCAAGGTCAGCGGCGGCCGGTCGGTTTTTCGCTGCAATGGCCAGATGATAACCAAAGCGGCGGCTTTAGAGCTGCGCGCCAGACTATTGGACATTCATTCGCAGCGAGAGCATCAGTCGCTTTTGCAGGTGAAAAATCATATTTTAATGCTTGACCGGTATTTTGCTAAGGAAATTACACCGCTGTTAGAGGAATTAAGACTGCTGGATAAACAGAGACGGGAAGCGGAAAAGGCGCTGGCGGAACTGAATATGGAAGAATCAGCCAGGCTTAGGGAAGTGGATTTTTTGCAGTTTGAAATCAAAGAAATTGAAGAAGCGGACTTAAAGCCGGGCGAGGATCAGAGTCTGGAGCAGGAACTGGAAGTGCTGCAAAACAGCCGGCAGATTCAGGAAGCTTTGCAGGCGGCGATGGAAGCGGTCGCCGGGGAATACGGCAGCCGCAATCAGGTCGGACAGGCCGCCTACGGTTTGCAGCGGGTCAAGGATTATGACGAGCGGCTGATGTCCCTGTGGGAGCAGCTGTTAAGCGCTGAGGATATTTTGCATGATGTAGCCCGAGAAGCCGAACGGTATTTGGATACGATGGACGGCTATGAGGAAAGGCTGTTTGAAGCCGAAGAACGAATGGATGTAATCAATTCGCTGAAGGCCAAGCATGGCAATACGATTGAGGAGATTTTGGCGGCACTGCCGCAGAAAGCAGAGCGGCTGGCCTTTTTAGAGGATATTGTTAAGAACCGCCAGCGGCGGCAGCGGCAAATGGCGGAGATTGATCAAAAAATGCAGGCCAAAGCCGGCGAGTTGACGGCTGTTCGGCAAAAGGCAGCGGCTCAGCTCAAACGGGAGATGGAGGAGCGGCTGGGCGCGCTTAATTTTAATAACAATCAGTTTGAAGTGAAAATAGAGCGGAAAAAGCAGGTACAGGCCGATGGCTGGGACGAAGCCGCGTTTTATATCTCCACCAACAAGGGCGAGGCACTCAAGCCTTTGGTGGAAATTGCTTCGGGGGGTGAGCTTTCTCGGATTATGCTGGCGATGAAAGGGATTTTTGCAGCGGTGGACGAGATTCCCAGCTTGATTTTTGATGAGATTGACACCGGCATCAGCGGCATTACCGCCGGCATGGTCGGTGAGCAGATGAAGCGGCTGGCCGCAGGCAAGCAAATTTTTGCCATCAGCCACCTGCCGCAGATTGTGGCGCTGGGGGATGCCCATTATTTGATTTATAAGGAAGAAGTGCAAAATCATACCCGTACCGAGATTATTGAGCTGGACAGCGAGGCCAGAGTCAAGGAACTGGCGCGGCTGCTGGGCGGAAAAAACATCTCCAAGGCAGTGGAAGATACCGCCCGGGAGATGCTGGGCTTAACTGAGTAA